The genomic interval GGGGCAGTAGAGGCCTCACCCCGCAGTAGAGACCTGCCGGGTCTCTGTTCATCCCGCGAGATCTCGCGTTAACCTCGGCTACTGGAAATATGGCTGCAGTGAGTGAACCCGCGATGGAGAAAACTGTGACATCTGTTCCTgtgaagagggaaaaggaagaaaacgaACAAATTCGTAAACTCTTCATTGGTGGCTTGAGCTCTGAAACCACAGAAGAAAGTCTGAAGAACTACTACCAGCAGTGGGGAGAACTCACAGACTGTGTGGTCATGAGGGGCCTTGCCAGTCAAAAATCAAGAGGGTTTGGTTTTGTTACTTTCTCCTCCGTGGCTGAGGTGGATGCAGCCATGGCGGCCAGACCTCATTCCATTGATGGGAGAGTGGTTGACCCCAAACGTGCTGTTGCGAGAGAgaaatctgaaaaacaggggTCGCTTGTCACTGTGAAGAAGCTGTTCGTTGGTGGAATTAAGGAAGATACCGAGGAGCATCATCTTAGAGAGTACTTTGAGAAATATGGAAAAATCGATGTCATTGAGATCATTACTGATAGGCAGTCGGGCAAGAAAAGAGGCTTTGGATTTGTGACTTTTGATGACTATGATCCCGTGGATAAGATAGTATTGCAGAAATACCACACCATCAATGGTCATCGTGCAGAAGTTGGGAAGGCTTTGTCGAAACAGGAAATGAAGGAAACTCAAGGTTCTAGAAGTAGAAAAGGAGGCCCCTTTGGTTTTAATGTTTCTTCTAGTGGGGGTGGAAATTTTGGACGAGGGCCAGGAACTAAATTTAGAGGAGAAGCTGATGGATATGGAAATGGTCCCAGATCTAGGGGTGGCTGTCATGGGTATGGAGGAGGACCTGGAGGTGGTAATTTTGTAGGTTACCCTTGttatggaggaggaggtggagaatATGGTGGTCGAGGTCCTGGGTATGGCAACCAGTGGAAGTTCTCTGGAGGTGGTTATGGCAATAATTTTGGAAATTACAACCAGCAACCGTCTAATTACGGTCCAATGAGGAATGGTATCTTTGATGTTGGCAGGAACATAGCAGCCCCATACGGTGGAGAAAATTATGGCCCAGGAGGCAGTGGAGGAAGTTGGGGTTATGTAGGGGGAAGTGGATACTGAGTGTTTTCCTCTTTGCCCTGGGCTTCACTGTCTGAATAGCAGAGGATGAGAGCCCAGACATAACAGAACAGTTTCAGGTTATTGAAATAAGAACATTAAGAAAATTCTTATCTcagccaagaataaatatttAGCGATGTGTCAGAAGAACTCAGAGCAGGTTCAAAGAGTCATTTTTGTGAATGGACTGGATTATTTAAGAACATTACCTTCCTGTG from Dama dama isolate Ldn47 chromosome 9, ASM3311817v1, whole genome shotgun sequence carries:
- the LOC133062030 gene encoding heterogeneous nuclear ribonucleoproteins A2/B1-like; amino-acid sequence: MAAVSEPAMEKTVTSVPVKREKEENEQIRKLFIGGLSSETTEESLKNYYQQWGELTDCVVMRGLASQKSRGFGFVTFSSVAEVDAAMAARPHSIDGRVVDPKRAVAREKSEKQGSLVTVKKLFVGGIKEDTEEHHLREYFEKYGKIDVIEIITDRQSGKKRGFGFVTFDDYDPVDKIVLQKYHTINGHRAEVGKALSKQEMKETQGSRSRKGGPFGFNVSSSGGGNFGRGPGTKFRGEADGYGNGPRSRGGCHGYGGGPGGGNFVGYPCYGGGGGEYGGRGPGYGNQWKFSGGGYGNNFGNYNQQPSNYGPMRNGIFDVGRNIAAPYGGENYGPGGSGGSWGYVGGSGY